ATTCATTTTATATGTCCTCAGCAGATGGAAGTTGCGCTTTCTTCAGGTGTGACAACCCTTTTGGGAGGCGGAACAGGACCCGCTACAGGAAGCAAAGCGACAACATGCACATCCGGCGCGTGGTATATGGCAAGAATGCTGGAAGCAGCCGAGGAGTTTCCAATCAATGTCGGCTTCTTAGGAAAAGGGAACGCGTCCGATAAAGCGCCGCTGATCGAGCAGGTGGAAGCAGGCGCCATAGGTCTTAAGCTTCACGAGGACTGGGGCACGACGCCAAGGGCCATCAAAACGTGTATGGAAGTCGTGGATGAGGCTGATATTCAAGTCGCCATCCATACTGATACAATTAATGAAGCAGGCTTCTTGGAAAACACGCTCGATGCGATCGGGGACCGGGTCATTCATACTTATCATATTGAAGGAGCAGGCGGCGGCCACGCCCCGGATATAATGAAGCTCGCCTCTTACGCAAACATTCTGCCGTCATCCACAACGCCAACCATTCCTTACACCGTTAATACGATGGATGAGCATCTTGATATGATGATGGTCTGCCACCATTTAGATGTGAAAGTGCCTGAAGATGTGGCGTTCAGCCATTCCAGAATCAGGGCTGCGACCATTGCGGCAGAGGACATTCTCCATGATATCGGCGCGATCAGCATGACATCATCGGATTCCCAAGCGATGGGACGGGTCGGTGAAGTGATCATCCGAACGTGGCAAGTAGCCGACAAAATGAAGAAGCAGCGCGGCGCTCTTGCCGGTGAAAACGGAAACGACAATGTGCGGGCAAAACGCTATATTGCCAAATACACAATTAATCCGGCGATTACACATGGCCTCAGCCATGAAGTCGGCTCGGTGGAAAAAGGGAAGCTCGCAGATCTGGTTCTGTGGGACCCGGTATTCTTCGGTGTAAAACCGGAACTGGTCTTAAAGGGCGGCATGATTGCCCGTGCGCAAATGGGAGATCCGAACGCGTCCATTCCGACGCCTGAACCGGTATTTATGCGCCAAATGTATGCATCGTACGGAAAAGCCAATCGCTCAACCTCAATTACATTTATGTCTCAGGCAAGCATTGAGCGGGGTGTGGCGGAAAGCTTAGGGCTGGAAAAAAGAATTTCACCAGTCAAACATATCAGAAAGCTCAGCAAGCTGGATATGAAATTGAACTCAGCATTGCCGAAGATCGAAGTTGACCCAAAAACCTATCAGGTCTTCGCGGACGGAGAGGAATTGTCTTGCCAGCCTGTCGATTACGTTCCGCTCGGACAACGATATTTCTTATTCTGACAAGACGCGGCCGGAGTGAATCCGGCCGTACTATTGACTCAAAACGGTGCACAAGAACCCCTCGGTAGTGTATATTAAATGTTGACAAATGAATCAAGTGTAACTATTATAGTTACAACGGTGGTGAAAAACATGATTAACAGCCGTCTTGCTGTTGCCATTCATATTTTATCCCTCATTTCGATGGATGAAAAAGAGTCTTCAGAAACCATCGCTGGCAGCGTCAACACCAATCCGGTTGTCGTGCGAAGAATGATCAGCATGCTGAAAAAAGCGGATATTCTCACATCCCGCGCCGGGGTTCCGGGTGCAAGCCTCAAAAAAGATCCGGCTGATATTTCTCTTTTAGAAGTATATCGAGCTGTCCAAAAGCAAGATGAACTCTTTGCGGTTCATGAAAACCCGAATCCAAACTGTCCGGTAGGGAGAAAAATTCAGAACGCACTGGATGAAACATTTGAAAGTGTGCAAAAAGCGATGGAAAATGAACTGGCAAGCAAGTCATTAAAAGACGTTATGAATCATCTCTTTTAATCAAAAGGGATGACTTCTCACCGCCAACATGTAACTAAAATTGTTACAACAAGGAGGATATGAAACATGAAAATTGGAATTATCGGTGCAAGCGGAAAAGCAGGGAACGAGATTTTGAAAGAAGCGAAAACAAGAGGCCATGAAGTGACTGCCATCGTCCGAAACGCTTCAAAAGTGCAGGAACAGGGCATAGCGATTTTGGAGAAAGATGTGTTTGAACTGACTGCAGAAGATATCAAGCCTTTCGATGCGGTCGTCAACGCTTTTGGAGCAGCGCCTGGTGAGGAGCATCTTCATGTGGAGGCAGGCAGAGCGCTAATCAGCATCTTAAAAGATGCGAAAAACACAAGATTGCTTGTCGTCGGCGGAGCAGGAAGCCTGTTTGTTGATGAAGCCAAAACAACACGTTTAATGGATACATCGGAATTCCCGAAAGAATATGTGCCGACTGCATCAAATCAAGGGGAGAACCTGAAAGATTTGCAGCAGACAGACTCCATTTCCTGGACGTTCCTCAGTCCAGCGGCATTTTTTGATCCAGCAGGAAAACGGACGGGTACTTACCAAAAAGGAAAAGACAATGTCATCGTAAACGAAAAAGGCGACAGCTATATCAGTTATGCAGATTACGCCATTGCCGTATTGGATGAGCTTGAACAACCTGCACACTTAAATGAGCGCTTCACAGTGGTAAGCGAAGCGGAATAATAAAAAAATCGGAGCCTCCTTCGGTTCCAACGTGACGGCAAATCCGTGTCTTATGACAGGAACGGCGGCTAATCGCCTCAGGCGTCCTGCCTAAATGGCGCCATTATCACATCCTGTAAAAGCCTGATTTGATGCTTAGACTTTAAGGGGTTTCCAGCACGCTGAAAAGATGACAAAATCCTAAAACGATAAACCGATTTAGGATTTTGTCAACAATCAGAAACCCGGAGCTTCCTCCGGGTTTTTCTCATTAATAAGTGTTGTACGTATCATAGTCGCTGAAAATGCCGTCAGCAATTCCTAGCATTAAAAAGATGAAAAAGGCGATAATCGCAAGAACCGATACAGCAATGCTCACGATTAGATAAATCCCTTGCATCTTCACAAACTTCGCGTAATTCTCCAGCATTAAGTCTTCAGACTGTTCGCTGTTGTGCTCAGCCATTTGGCCTGCTTCTTTCGCTGATCGCATCAAAAAGATTCCGGCAATGATTTGCAGGACGCCCGGCACAGCACCAATTAGAAAGAAAAACGCGCCTGAAAGCGCGGTAAGAGCGCCCATAATAATAAATAAGATGCCTGTTGCTTTCCCCCATTTTGAAATGCTGACGAGGGTTTTGTTCATTGTTTCAGGATTCATATACACTGGCTCCCCCTTTACAAAAAAATACTCACTTTTCATTTATACACTATTTGTGAGAAGTTTTATATATCGAAAATAACATTTTTGGGATTGACCCTGACGTTGCGTGATTGTTTACGATGAAAAAGAGGAGGCGGCATTTATGAAATACCAAGTCAAACAAGTGGCGGACATAGCGGGCGTCAGCATTCGGACCCTTCATCACTATGACGATATTCAGCTTTTGAATCCTTCAGCGATTACTGACGCGGGGTATCGTTTGTACAGTGATGCAGATTTGGAAAGACTGCAGCAGATTTTATTTTTCAAGGAAATTGGGTTTCGTTTGGATGAAATTAAAGAGCTGCTGGATCATCCGAATTTTGACCGGAAAGAGGCGCTTCAGTCGCAAAAGGATATTTTAATAAAGAAAAAACAAAGAATGGAAGAGATGATTCAAACGATTGACAGAACGCTTCAGTCCATGAAGGAGAGAAAACAAATGAGTAAGCGGGATTTATTCGCCGGATTAAGCATGAAAGACATTGAAGAGCACCAGCAGACATATGCCGGTGAAGTCAGAAAGCTGTATGGAAGGGAAATGGCAGAAGAAACAGAGAAAAGGACATCTGCATATTCGGCGGACGATTGGCGGATGATCATGGCAGAATTTGATTCAATTTACAGACGGATCGCGGCGCGAATGGAGCACGGACCCGGTGATGCAGAGGTTCAGGTTGCTGTGGGGGCGTTTCGCGACCATATTTGTCACTATCATTACGACTGCACACTCGACATTTTCAGAGGGCTTGGGGACCTGTATATCACTGACGAACGATTTACCGATTCAATCAATCAATATGGAGAAGGCCTTGCCGCTTTTTTGCGGGAAGCGATGATGATCTACTGTGACCATCAGGAAAACCCCCGTCCGTAAAAGCCGGGGGTTGGCGCATCTTATAAAATCGGTGACAACAGCCGCGAGATGGACTCCTTTATTCGAATCCATAAGGGGCGCTGCAGGTATTCCTCATAGGTGTATTTTCTGGATACGAGCAAATCCTCTTTAAATGTAGAAACCAGTTTTTTCGCAATGGTGATATCGTAAATAAACGCATTCACTTCAAAATTCAGCCTGAAGCTTCGGACATCGATGTTCGCTGTGCCGACTGATGCGATTTCGTCATCCACCACGATGGTTTTGGCGTGAATAAAGCCATTATCGTAAATATAGACAGTGGCTCCGGCTTTCAGCAGATCGCCGATGTTCGAAAGTGTCGCCCAGTATACAAAGGCATGATCAGGTTTGTTCGGGATCATAATATTGACGTCAACACCAGACAGGCATGCGATCCTTAAAGCATCCAGCAGGCTTGCGTCAGGAATAAAATAAGGCGTCTGAATCAAAATAGAACGCTTGGCATTCGAAATCATTTTAATGTAGCCATTTTTAATTTGTTCCCATTCGGAATCCGGACCGCTCGTGACAATCTGCATCCCGACATTGCCTTTTGGGCCGTAATCAGGAAAGTGATTCGGAATATATGTCAGGGTATGGCGGTGGGAAGCTTGGTTCCAGTCTAGGATGAAACGTGTCTGGATGGCATGTACGGCCGTCCCCTGCAGCCGGATATGCGTATCCCGCCAATAACCGAATTTCGGATTAAGACCGAGGTACTCATCTCCGACATTAAATCCTCCGACATAACCGGTCATCCCGTCTATGATGACAAGCTTTCGGTGGTTCCGATAATTCAGCCGCAAGTTAATCGGCCTGAGCTTTGAAGGGAAAAAGACCTCCACATGCCCGCCGGCCTCACGTAGCTCTTTAAAAAACTTTTTTCTCAGTGTTCTGGATCCAAGCTCATCATAAAGCACCCGGACTTGAACGCCTTCTTTCGCTTTTTGGATGAGAGCATCCCGTAATTTTTTGCCTAATTCATCACCTTTATAAATATAATATTGTAAGTGGATATGATCCTTAGCCTTTGAAATGTCATGCAGCAGCCGCTGAAACTTATCCCGTCCGTCTGTGATCACGTCAACTGAATTATCCTCGGTGAACACAGCGTGATTATTCATAATAAGCATATAAATTAAATCTTTGTTATCAAAGGTTGCCCGGTTGTTGAACTGAAATTGCCTGGTTTCTAAATCTTCTAGCTGATGCTTCAGCAGCTTTTCGATACCGATCTTTTTCCGGTCCTCCCATTGAAACAATTGTTTGCGTCTGAGGTTATGGCCGAATAATAAGTATAAAATAAAGCCTAAAACGGGAATAAAGAAAAGAACAAGCAGCCACGCCCAAGATGCGCTGGCATCGCGCCGTTCTTTGAAAATGACAATGATGGCCAAAAGAATATTCAAAATGAAAAAAAGTGATAAAAGGATGGAAGAAATACTCACTTTGTAACCCCGCTCATTCATATTTATCAAGAAGATTGCCATTAGTATTCCATGATTAACAGCGATCTGATTCCCATTACAAATTATAACACTCACATTTTAAAAGAATAAAGAGCGGCGATCCAGATTCTTCGTGAAAAAACCGGGCAGATTTCTTTAAAACCAGTTTGCACCTGCGGTAAAATAAGCACATATGATAACGTTCGTAAAGCCTTGCAACATCAAATAAAGGGGGAGGATTACATGAACTTTTACAGAGTCGAACAAATGCCGGGGTTCATTAAAACAGAAATGCAAAAAATTCAAAAGGCTGTACAGCCCTTCATGAAGAAAACCGTCATTTACCGTTTTCTTGCGATTCCGCTTGCTGCATTCTCTCTCTTTCATTTGGCCGCTTATTTATTTCACGCTTCAGCTGACAGGGAGTCCCTGGTCAGCATAGGAATATTCGCCCTTCTGGCGGCGCTTGGATTGGCATTTTTCAAAGAAGCAGGCTACCAGCGCAAACAAGTCCAAAAAACGGTACACATCTACATGCTGAACAGGATCAAAAAGAGCGACATCCTTTCAGAAGAGCGAAAAAACTCTTATACCCGACAGATTAAGGAAGAACCGTTTGCGATGCGCAGTTTTGTGGAATTTCTGACAGAAGAAGACAGACGTAAAAAAATGTATTAAATTAAAAGCTGCAAACCAGAACTGCACCCCGATTTGCCGGACATCAGGGTGCAGTTTTTTAATGGCGATATATTCTCTATTTCTGTAAAGCGGAGCGGGGGAGCATGGTTTATTAAGAGGCGGTATTTAAACTATAGAGAATCCCATCTCAGCGGTGTCCCTGCTGCAATATGTTTCTTGGCTGTTCTGCCAATCACGACCTCATAGTATTTTGGCTCCAAGCCATAACCGGGTCGCACAACTTGAATATTGTCTTTGGTGAACATGTCTCCGGCTTTTATATCTTTTTTTACATAAATAGAACGGCGGAATTTAAGCGAAGCTTTTTCCTCGGAAGTGGGTCCGTACGTGATCCGTCCTAATGCTTGCCACGCTCTTTTCGTTTCAACGACAAGCTCCTTCAATTCGAGGGGTTCCAGCGAAAAGGCAGAATCTACGCCGCCATCGGCTCTTGATAAAGTAAAATGTTTCTCAATCACAGTTGCGCCCAAGGCGACACTAGCCACAGCAACTCCTGTTCCCATTGTGTGATCTGATAAGCCAACTTGGCAGTTGAATAATTGTTTCATATGAGGAATCGTGGAGATATTGGTATTTTCCGGTGATGCCGGGTAGGTGCTCGTGCATTTCAGCAGTATGAGTTCTTTACAGCCGGCTTCTTTGGCGGCCCTCAAGGATTCATCAATTTCCGCTACTGTAGCCATTCCGGTAGAAATGATCATAGGTTTACCAGTAGCAGCGACCTTTTTGATAAGAGGGATATCGGTATTTTCAAATGAAGCTATTTTATAAATAGGAACCCCCAAGTCCTCCAGAAAGTCGACAGACGATTCATCGAATGGCGTACTCAAAGGGATCATTCCAAGTTCCCGGCATTTATCGAAGATTGGTTTATGCCATTCCCAGGGGGTGTACGCTTGCTCATATAATGTATAGAGCGTTCTGCCGGACCAGAGGCTATTTTCATCCTCGATTTTAAAATCTTTCGTATTCATATTTAATGTCATCGTGTCAGCGGTATATGTTTGTATTTTCAGTGCGTGTGCACCTGCTTTAGAAGCTTCCTCTATAATGTGAAAAGCACGTTCTAATGATTGATTATGGTTCCCGGACATTTCAGCAATAATAAACGGGGGATGATTCGGCCCGATTTTTCTTCCTTCCAACATGATTTCGTTCATTTTTGCACCTCCTTTTATTTATAGTCAAACCTCCTAAAGATTGGGCTCAGCTCTTCAGTACATTAAAATTTGTATCAAGGTCTTTGTGATCTATTCCTCTTTCAGCTAATTTCTTCAGCACTTTCGGTTTTTCCGCTATCCATTCTTCCTTTAAAAGGCCGTATCTGATGACATCAAGATATTTGTTCTTCCTTACGATGTGGTTTCGGAAATGGCCTTCTTTGCGAAAACCGAGTGATTGGTGGTATGACAAGCTTTTTTCGTTATTCGACAGGACTTCTCCGTAAACTTTCTCAACCTCTAACTGTTGAAACGCCCATTCTAATGCTAA
The Bacillus vallismortis genome window above contains:
- the pseI gene encoding pseudaminic acid synthase, encoding MNEIMLEGRKIGPNHPPFIIAEMSGNHNQSLERAFHIIEEASKAGAHALKIQTYTADTMTLNMNTKDFKIEDENSLWSGRTLYTLYEQAYTPWEWHKPIFDKCRELGMIPLSTPFDESSVDFLEDLGVPIYKIASFENTDIPLIKKVAATGKPMIISTGMATVAEIDESLRAAKEAGCKELILLKCTSTYPASPENTNISTIPHMKQLFNCQVGLSDHTMGTGVAVASVALGATVIEKHFTLSRADGGVDSAFSLEPLELKELVVETKRAWQALGRITYGPTSEEKASLKFRRSIYVKKDIKAGDMFTKDNIQVVRPGYGLEPKYYEVVIGRTAKKHIAAGTPLRWDSL
- a CDS encoding DUF5362 family protein → MNPETMNKTLVSISKWGKATGILFIIMGALTALSGAFFFLIGAVPGVLQIIAGIFLMRSAKEAGQMAEHNSEQSEDLMLENYAKFVKMQGIYLIVSIAVSVLAIIAFFIFLMLGIADGIFSDYDTYNTY
- the cls gene encoding cardiolipin synthase, yielding MSISSILLSLFFILNILLAIIVIFKERRDASASWAWLLVLFFIPVLGFILYLLFGHNLRRKQLFQWEDRKKIGIEKLLKHQLEDLETRQFQFNNRATFDNKDLIYMLIMNNHAVFTEDNSVDVITDGRDKFQRLLHDISKAKDHIHLQYYIYKGDELGKKLRDALIQKAKEGVQVRVLYDELGSRTLRKKFFKELREAGGHVEVFFPSKLRPINLRLNYRNHRKLVIIDGMTGYVGGFNVGDEYLGLNPKFGYWRDTHIRLQGTAVHAIQTRFILDWNQASHRHTLTYIPNHFPDYGPKGNVGMQIVTSGPDSEWEQIKNGYIKMISNAKRSILIQTPYFIPDASLLDALRIACLSGVDVNIMIPNKPDHAFVYWATLSNIGDLLKAGATVYIYDNGFIHAKTIVVDDEIASVGTANIDVRSFRLNFEVNAFIYDITIAKKLVSTFKEDLLVSRKYTYEEYLQRPLWIRIKESISRLLSPIL
- a CDS encoding Rrf2 family transcriptional regulator; protein product: MINSRLAVAIHILSLISMDEKESSETIAGSVNTNPVVVRRMISMLKKADILTSRAGVPGASLKKDPADISLLEVYRAVQKQDELFAVHENPNPNCPVGRKIQNALDETFESVQKAMENELASKSLKDVMNHLF
- the ureC gene encoding urease subunit alpha, with amino-acid sequence MKMSREQYAELFGPTTGDKIRLGDTDLWIEVEKDFTVYGEEMIFGGGKTIRDGMGQNGRITGKDGALDLVITNVVLLDYTGIVKADVGVKDGRIVGVGKSGNPDIMDGVDPHMVIGAGTEVISGEGKVLTAGGVDTHIHFICPQQMEVALSSGVTTLLGGGTGPATGSKATTCTSGAWYMARMLEAAEEFPINVGFLGKGNASDKAPLIEQVEAGAIGLKLHEDWGTTPRAIKTCMEVVDEADIQVAIHTDTINEAGFLENTLDAIGDRVIHTYHIEGAGGGHAPDIMKLASYANILPSSTTPTIPYTVNTMDEHLDMMMVCHHLDVKVPEDVAFSHSRIRAATIAAEDILHDIGAISMTSSDSQAMGRVGEVIIRTWQVADKMKKQRGALAGENGNDNVRAKRYIAKYTINPAITHGLSHEVGSVEKGKLADLVLWDPVFFGVKPELVLKGGMIARAQMGDPNASIPTPEPVFMRQMYASYGKANRSTSITFMSQASIERGVAESLGLEKRISPVKHIRKLSKLDMKLNSALPKIEVDPKTYQVFADGEELSCQPVDYVPLGQRYFLF
- a CDS encoding MerR family transcriptional regulator, with protein sequence MKYQVKQVADIAGVSIRTLHHYDDIQLLNPSAITDAGYRLYSDADLERLQQILFFKEIGFRLDEIKELLDHPNFDRKEALQSQKDILIKKKQRMEEMIQTIDRTLQSMKERKQMSKRDLFAGLSMKDIEEHQQTYAGEVRKLYGREMAEETEKRTSAYSADDWRMIMAEFDSIYRRIAARMEHGPGDAEVQVAVGAFRDHICHYHYDCTLDIFRGLGDLYITDERFTDSINQYGEGLAAFLREAMMIYCDHQENPRP
- a CDS encoding DUF5392 family protein gives rise to the protein MNFYRVEQMPGFIKTEMQKIQKAVQPFMKKTVIYRFLAIPLAAFSLFHLAAYLFHASADRESLVSIGIFALLAALGLAFFKEAGYQRKQVQKTVHIYMLNRIKKSDILSEERKNSYTRQIKEEPFAMRSFVEFLTEEDRRKKMY
- a CDS encoding NAD(P)-dependent oxidoreductase yields the protein MKIGIIGASGKAGNEILKEAKTRGHEVTAIVRNASKVQEQGIAILEKDVFELTAEDIKPFDAVVNAFGAAPGEEHLHVEAGRALISILKDAKNTRLLVVGGAGSLFVDEAKTTRLMDTSEFPKEYVPTASNQGENLKDLQQTDSISWTFLSPAAFFDPAGKRTGTYQKGKDNVIVNEKGDSYISYADYAIAVLDELEQPAHLNERFTVVSEAE